One genomic region from Microcystis panniformis FACHB-1757 encodes:
- the btpA gene encoding photosystem I biogenesis protein BtpA → MNLIATFKTKNPIIGVVHLAPLPTSPRWGGSLKTVIERAEQEATALAAGGVDGLIIENFFDAPFTKQQVDPAVVSAMTLIVDRIKNLVVLPIGLNVLRNDAHSALAIATCVNAQFIRVNVLTGVMATDQGIIEGQAHELLRYRRELGSEVKILADVLVKHARPLGTPNLTTAVQDTIERGLADGVILSGWSTGSPPSFEDLELAVAAAKGTPVFIGSGADLDNIGRLLPAADGVIVASSLKRHGKITEPVDPIRVSQFVETARQINDQKAKIDNSLPSLPLST, encoded by the coding sequence GTGAATTTAATTGCAACTTTCAAGACAAAAAACCCGATTATTGGCGTAGTTCATCTCGCCCCCCTGCCCACTTCCCCCCGTTGGGGTGGTAGTCTCAAGACGGTGATCGAGCGGGCTGAACAGGAGGCGACGGCTTTGGCTGCTGGTGGTGTTGATGGTTTGATTATCGAGAATTTTTTTGATGCCCCCTTTACTAAGCAACAGGTGGATCCCGCCGTGGTTAGTGCCATGACTTTAATTGTTGATCGCATTAAAAATCTGGTGGTCTTACCGATTGGTCTTAATGTTCTCCGCAATGATGCCCATAGTGCCTTAGCGATCGCTACCTGTGTCAATGCCCAATTTATTCGAGTTAATGTGCTAACGGGAGTTATGGCCACCGATCAGGGCATTATTGAGGGTCAAGCCCACGAACTCCTGCGTTATCGGCGCGAATTGGGGTCTGAGGTCAAAATTTTAGCGGATGTTTTGGTTAAACACGCCCGCCCCTTGGGAACCCCTAATCTGACTACGGCGGTGCAAGATACGATCGAACGGGGACTAGCAGACGGGGTGATCCTCTCCGGTTGGTCCACCGGTAGCCCCCCTAGTTTTGAGGATTTGGAACTGGCAGTGGCGGCGGCCAAGGGAACACCGGTTTTTATCGGCAGCGGGGCTGATTTGGACAATATTGGGCGGTTGCTGCCGGCTGCCGATGGGGTGATCGTGGCTAGTTCCCTCAAGCGTCATGGCAAAATTACTGAACCAGTGGATCCGATCCGGGTGTCGCAATTTGTGGAAACGGCCCGGCAGATCAACGATCAAAAGGCAAAAATTGATAATTCGCTGCCTTCTTTGCCTCTGTCCACATAA
- the rimO gene encoding 30S ribosomal protein S12 methylthiotransferase RimO — translation MGNKPTIAISHLGCEKNRIDSEHMLGLLAKAGYPVDNDEELADYVIVNTCSFIQAAREESVRTLVELAEANKKIIISGCMAQHFQDELLTELPEAVAIVGTGDYQKIVEIVERVETGERVKEVSADPTFIADENLPRYRTTTEGVAYLRVAEGCDYRCAFCIIPHLRGDQRSRSIESIVAEARQLASQGVQELILISQITTNYGLDLYGEPKLAELLRALGEVDIPWIRVHYAYPTGLTPKVIEAIRETPNVLPYLDLPLQHSHPDILRAMNRPWQGRVNDGIIERIKQAIPNAVLRTTFIVGFPGETEEHFSHLLEFVKRHEFDHVGVFTFSAEEGTAAFDLPNPVPQAIMDERRERLMLTQQPISERKNQAYIGHTVDVLIEQENPETGELIGRSARFSPEVDGLVYVTGEAILGAIVQVRITAADTYDLYGEIV, via the coding sequence ATGGGCAATAAGCCAACCATCGCCATCTCACACCTAGGCTGTGAGAAAAACCGGATCGACTCCGAGCATATGTTAGGACTGCTGGCCAAGGCCGGCTATCCCGTAGATAATGACGAGGAGTTGGCCGATTACGTTATCGTTAATACCTGTAGTTTCATTCAAGCAGCTAGAGAAGAATCCGTTCGCACCCTCGTGGAACTGGCGGAAGCTAATAAAAAAATTATTATCTCCGGCTGTATGGCCCAACATTTCCAAGATGAACTCCTGACGGAATTGCCGGAAGCCGTGGCCATTGTCGGCACGGGGGATTATCAGAAAATTGTCGAGATTGTCGAACGGGTAGAGACGGGAGAACGAGTCAAAGAAGTCAGCGCCGATCCCACCTTTATCGCCGACGAAAATCTGCCCCGTTATCGCACCACTACCGAAGGAGTCGCCTATCTGCGGGTAGCCGAAGGCTGCGACTATCGCTGTGCTTTCTGTATTATTCCCCACCTGCGCGGTGATCAAAGATCCCGCTCGATCGAGTCGATTGTGGCCGAAGCGCGACAATTAGCCAGCCAAGGAGTCCAAGAATTAATTCTCATTTCGCAAATAACAACCAATTATGGGTTAGACTTATATGGCGAACCCAAATTAGCGGAACTCTTGCGAGCGCTGGGAGAAGTCGATATACCTTGGATTCGCGTTCACTACGCTTATCCGACCGGGTTAACGCCAAAGGTTATCGAGGCGATCCGAGAGACCCCGAATGTTTTACCCTATCTAGACTTGCCGCTACAACATTCCCATCCCGACATCCTGCGGGCGATGAACCGTCCCTGGCAAGGACGAGTCAACGATGGCATTATCGAGCGGATCAAGCAAGCTATCCCGAACGCGGTTTTACGAACGACTTTTATCGTCGGTTTCCCCGGAGAAACCGAGGAACATTTCAGCCATCTGCTGGAATTTGTCAAGCGTCATGAGTTCGATCACGTCGGGGTGTTTACCTTCTCCGCCGAAGAAGGTACCGCCGCTTTTGACCTGCCCAATCCAGTGCCACAGGCAATTATGGACGAACGCCGCGAAAGGTTGATGTTAACTCAGCAACCAATCTCGGAGCGCAAAAATCAAGCTTATATAGGTCACACTGTCGATGTTCTCATCGAACAGGAAAACCCGGAAACAGGAGAATTAATCGGGCGCTCCGCTCGTTTTTCCCCGGAAGTGGATGGCTTGGTTTATGTGACAGGGGAGGCGATTCTAGGTGCGATCGTACAGGTCCGAATCACTGCGGCCGATACCTACGATCTCTACGGCGAAATAGTCTAA